A DNA window from Helicobacter sp. 11S03491-1 contains the following coding sequences:
- a CDS encoding DUF5644 domain-containing protein — protein MSIHKLELSVFRFEAQKSYSPIYEKCTQDYRENFTLLDVLKNLPLKDFQYDPNIALKINNIAIFKDIGILELVQRFGKEWVIEPISTKYAYKDLLIDKNAVLSFYDSFMQSGDFLTQSEKTELTRFIYINFISPQRNPDYFGDGFFLYVKWLLMRHPNDAKRLIQSIADCKNGVMNFVSVAKFVYPENNQIDSEIFELQKMLTQASKCPLAQNNWIKFVKNIESKYNFPSQNNLENSLENSSKYALFNGYDKSWNFKPLLISTASLLEKFHKSVLPLEFCYDGGYWGRFCDEEKFLFANAYNMALAYKNNAILLLCEEDAYANIMYAKSIIDADNALRDTLNKKLKQFHLVYDCKVVIESLNQMLANEVDWDVIQSFKDFGTVVFEGSFYAHKICYKKLFEKISLKKYQTTIQNECYAHLFEVNQHSALEQSGRIRYEAIDLGIDFLVSTSMGQFEMFDTYSKKASKQYKRDFDSMPTLFLSQIVLIAMGEKDFKKLGLHLHKNKVTFI, from the coding sequence ATGAGTATTCATAAACTTGAATTGAGTGTTTTTAGATTTGAAGCACAAAAGAGTTATAGCCCGATTTATGAGAAATGCACACAGGATTACCGGGAGAATTTTACTTTATTAGATGTCTTAAAAAACCTGCCTTTAAAGGATTTTCAATATGATCCAAATATAGCGCTGAAAATTAATAATATCGCTATTTTTAAGGATATTGGAATTTTAGAATTAGTACAAAGATTTGGCAAGGAATGGGTGATTGAACCTATCTCTACAAAATATGCTTATAAAGATTTGTTAATCGATAAAAATGCAGTTTTAAGTTTTTATGATTCTTTTATGCAAAGCGGAGATTTTTTGACACAAAGTGAAAAAACAGAACTAACCAGGTTTATTTATATCAATTTTATTTCTCCTCAAAGAAATCCTGATTATTTTGGAGATGGTTTTTTTCTTTATGTTAAATGGCTTTTAATGCGTCATCCTAATGATGCTAAAAGATTGATCCAAAGTATTGCTGATTGCAAAAATGGGGTCATGAATTTTGTAAGTGTCGCAAAGTTTGTTTATCCTGAAAATAATCAAATTGATTCAGAAATATTTGAACTTCAAAAAATGCTTACTCAAGCTTCAAAATGTCCATTAGCACAAAATAATTGGATAAAATTTGTCAAAAATATTGAATCTAAATACAATTTTCCTTCACAAAATAATCTTGAAAATTCACTTGAAAATTCTTCAAAATACGCGCTCTTTAATGGTTATGATAAATCATGGAATTTTAAACCCTTATTAATAAGCACTGCTTCTTTGTTAGAAAAATTTCACAAGTCTGTATTGCCTCTAGAGTTTTGTTATGATGGAGGGTATTGGGGAAGGTTTTGTGATGAAGAAAAATTTTTATTTGCCAATGCCTATAATATGGCACTTGCATATAAAAATAATGCTATTTTGTTGTTGTGTGAAGAAGATGCTTATGCAAATATTATGTATGCCAAAAGCATTATTGATGCAGATAATGCTCTCAGAGATACTCTCAACAAAAAATTAAAACAATTTCATTTGGTTTATGATTGTAAGGTTGTAATTGAGTCTTTAAACCAAATGCTTGCTAATGAAGTTGATTGGGATGTAATACAGAGTTTTAAAGATTTTGGCACTGTTGTATTTGAAGGATCTTTTTATGCCCATAAAATTTGCTATAAAAAGTTATTTGAAAAAATTTCTTTAAAAAAATATCAAACCACGATTCAAAATGAATGTTACGCCCATTTGTTTGAAGTTAATCAACATTCTGCTTTGGAACAATCCGGGAGGATTCGATATGAAGCTATTGATTTGGGCATTGATTTTTTAGTAAGCACTTCAATGGGACAATTTGAGATGTTTGATACTTATTCAAAAAAAGCATCAAAACAATATAAACGGGATTTCGATTCTATGCCCACATTGTTTTTGTCTCAGATAGTTTTGATAGCTATGGGAGAAAAAGATTTCAAAAAGTTGGGGCTGCATTTGCATAAAAATAAAGTAACCTTTATATAA
- a CDS encoding NAD-binding protein, with the protein MGYGTFGVEVVNILKQNRARYLALDCNIAQVEMGEKAKDHVIFGNITQESFLEKLKLSVSRCIIITIDNTSIIKAICDRILEIAPNADIIAKVDSKIEEEELDKLHVSSINSKTEVGALLAQYALDKKDKK; encoded by the coding sequence GTGGGTTATGGAACATTTGGAGTGGAAGTGGTGAATATCTTAAAGCAAAATCGTGCCAGGTATTTAGCCCTTGATTGTAATATCGCTCAAGTTGAAATGGGCGAAAAAGCCAAAGATCATGTTATTTTTGGCAATATTACACAAGAGAGTTTTTTGGAGAAACTCAAACTGAGCGTATCCAGATGTATCATTATTACTATAGACAATACAAGTATCATCAAAGCAATTTGTGATAGAATCTTAGAGATTGCACCCAATGCGGATATTATCGCCAAAGTTGATTCCAAAATAGAAGAAGAGGAATTAGATAAACTCCATGTCAGCAGTATTAATAGCAAAACAGAAGTGGGTGCATTGTTAGCTCAATACGCATTAGATAAAAAGGATAAAAAATGA
- a CDS encoding M3 family oligoendopeptidase: MTEKFEHTWDLTSLFKNSQDLETYVVRLLKDAKKFEKKYANKLDSLLNVGFEKALQGYEEIIEGISGVMTYVFLIFASDTKKGDFYAKYELVANEIQEHIVFFEIEFCGLETKKQKDFIKHSGKYAYYLQNLIKKKSHQLSLPEEKVLLMTSPVGVGAFSRLFDEHLSLLKIPYEKQLLSEEEILALLHHKDRQIRKKAQKSFSKALEKSSFLLAYILNMVRKDLHIQTKLRHYQKQESFRHLENQITQKSVDSMLDTVNANFCIVHHYYKIKSEILGFKLKDYDRYAPISQDEEQINYAQALQWVLKAFENFSPLFHQIASKAIKSGWIDSHPREGKRGGAFSHGSIPKSHPYVLLNFTNNRRDAFTIAHEFGHMIHQELSKKVGCLNMDTPLTTAETASVFAEMLLFDSLKDNLSKTELLGIYAGKLEDIFSTLFRQVVMTNFERQIHNAQDELKIEDFDRIWREENQKMFGDTLKLTKKYNRWWSYIPHFIHSPFYCYAYSYGQLLVLALFGLYKSGKNKDFVKIYIEFLSKGGSQSPKDLVGAFGFDIEDEAFWKIGIEEIKKMLKELQKVCY; encoded by the coding sequence ATGACTGAAAAATTTGAACATACTTGGGATTTGACCTCACTTTTTAAAAATTCACAAGATCTTGAGACTTATGTTGTCAGGTTGCTTAAGGATGCTAAAAAATTTGAAAAAAAATATGCCAATAAACTAGATTCTCTTTTGAATGTCGGTTTTGAAAAAGCGCTTCAGGGATATGAAGAGATTATTGAAGGAATTTCAGGGGTGATGACTTATGTATTTTTGATTTTTGCTTCGGATACAAAAAAAGGAGATTTTTATGCTAAATATGAGCTTGTTGCCAATGAAATACAAGAACATATTGTATTTTTTGAAATAGAATTTTGTGGTTTGGAGACAAAAAAACAAAAAGATTTTATCAAGCATTCCGGGAAATACGCTTATTATCTTCAAAATTTAATCAAGAAAAAATCTCATCAATTAAGCCTTCCTGAAGAAAAAGTTCTCTTGATGACATCCCCTGTGGGGGTAGGGGCTTTTTCAAGATTATTTGATGAACATCTTTCTTTGCTTAAGATTCCTTATGAAAAACAACTTTTAAGCGAAGAAGAGATTTTAGCTCTCTTGCATCACAAAGATAGGCAGATTAGAAAAAAGGCTCAAAAGTCCTTTAGCAAGGCTTTGGAAAAGTCTAGTTTTTTATTAGCCTATATTTTGAATATGGTACGCAAAGATTTGCATATCCAGACAAAATTGCGTCATTATCAAAAGCAAGAATCTTTTAGACATCTTGAAAATCAAATTACTCAAAAAAGCGTAGATAGTATGCTGGATACAGTCAATGCAAATTTTTGTATTGTGCATCATTACTATAAAATTAAATCAGAAATTTTAGGCTTCAAATTAAAAGATTATGATAGGTATGCTCCGATTTCCCAAGATGAAGAACAAATCAATTATGCACAGGCATTACAATGGGTTTTAAAAGCATTTGAAAATTTCTCACCTTTGTTTCATCAGATTGCTTCTAAAGCCATTAAATCCGGTTGGATTGATTCTCATCCCAGAGAAGGGAAGCGCGGAGGCGCTTTTAGTCATGGCAGTATTCCAAAATCTCATCCTTATGTGCTGCTTAATTTTACAAACAATAGACGCGATGCTTTTACAATTGCTCATGAGTTTGGGCATATGATCCATCAAGAATTGAGCAAAAAAGTAGGTTGCTTGAATATGGATACTCCTTTAACTACGGCAGAAACAGCTTCAGTGTTTGCTGAAATGCTTTTGTTTGATAGTCTCAAAGATAATCTTTCAAAGACTGAGCTTTTGGGAATTTATGCAGGTAAATTAGAAGATATTTTTTCAACACTTTTTAGACAAGTTGTTATGACTAATTTTGAACGTCAAATTCACAATGCTCAAGATGAGCTTAAGATAGAGGATTTTGATAGAATTTGGCGAGAAGAAAATCAAAAAATGTTTGGAGATACTCTTAAACTGACAAAAAAATATAATAGGTGGTGGAGTTATATCCCTCATTTTATCCATTCTCCTTTTTATTGTTATGCTTATAGTTATGGTCAATTGCTTGTTTTGGCTTTATTTGGATTGTATAAAAGTGGCAAGAATAAGGATTTTGTCAAAATTTATATAGAATTTTTGAGCAAAGGAGGGAGTCAAAGTCCTAAAGATTTAGTAGGGGCATTTGGTTTTGATATCGAAGATGAAGCATTTTGGAAAATTGGCATAGAAGAAATAAAAAAAATGCTTAAAGAATTACAAAAGGTATGTTATTGA
- a CDS encoding Opr family porin, which produces MKIFLKIIFLWTLDLSYVLAYDSIDEALKNGVSKGDVIFYGDYQGLNKGQAGAVGKSLATYGYLGNTGYFLGNVGLGYTSGFYKNIRAAISFRAATPFWNLHKNLLTPTGKGDASKDFFNHNQATLAESFLEYFDGDTNIKAGRFVIPNEWINTMSDGIWIRNRSFTDLMLEGFWVNDYGRVAYYQMSDFEKVNPYASFGLLNLTAKYYITPTFTVKAYTFFTPKIFTALGTRINGKYSLSNFFIGAQAGYTYSFEGEQRYSGYTHNASVADAKVFFGMKFFEISGGYIHTSKNSGWGNIGIMGDSIDPFFVWGGKAIKTQKNGNLIYGSMHVNIDRFKISLTYGSTSYDTSSRQNEIDFSTEIGFTHNVFGILNILNTHKNTLNIPNTTQINGGIRLSF; this is translated from the coding sequence GTGAAGATTTTTTTAAAGATTATATTTCTTTGGACGTTGGATCTCAGTTATGTTTTGGCTTATGATAGCATTGATGAAGCACTCAAAAATGGAGTTTCCAAGGGTGATGTTATCTTTTATGGAGATTATCAAGGACTCAACAAAGGACAAGCCGGAGCTGTAGGAAAAAGTCTTGCCACTTATGGTTATCTTGGAAATACAGGTTATTTTTTAGGAAATGTAGGTTTAGGTTATACTTCAGGATTTTATAAAAATATCCGTGCAGCCATAAGTTTCAGAGCAGCAACACCTTTTTGGAATTTGCATAAAAATTTATTAACCCCTACCGGTAAAGGCGATGCTTCAAAGGATTTTTTTAATCACAATCAAGCCACACTTGCAGAATCTTTCTTGGAATATTTTGATGGAGACACCAACATCAAAGCAGGGAGATTTGTTATTCCTAATGAATGGATTAACACAATGAGTGATGGAATATGGATACGCAATCGCTCTTTTACAGATCTAATGCTCGAGGGTTTTTGGGTCAATGATTATGGGCGTGTAGCCTACTATCAAATGAGTGATTTTGAAAAAGTCAATCCTTATGCAAGCTTTGGTTTGCTTAATTTAACAGCTAAATATTATATTACTCCAACCTTCACTGTTAAGGCATATACATTTTTTACTCCTAAAATATTCACCGCATTAGGGACAAGAATCAATGGAAAATATTCTTTATCAAACTTTTTTATTGGCGCCCAAGCGGGCTATACTTATAGCTTTGAAGGAGAGCAACGCTATAGTGGCTACACCCACAATGCCTCTGTTGCAGATGCTAAAGTTTTTTTTGGAATGAAATTCTTTGAAATTTCTGGGGGCTATATCCATACAAGCAAAAATTCGGGATGGGGAAACATTGGAATCATGGGAGATAGCATTGATCCTTTTTTCGTCTGGGGTGGAAAAGCTATCAAAACTCAAAAAAATGGCAATCTTATCTATGGAAGCATGCATGTAAATATTGATAGATTTAAAATATCTTTGACTTATGGAAGCACCTCTTATGATACCTCTTCAAGGCAAAATGAAATTGACTTTTCTACAGAAATTGGCTTTACACACAATGTTTTTGGTATTTTAAATATTCTAAATACTCATAAAAATACACTAAATATTCCAAACACAACTCAAATTAATGGCGGTATAAGATTATCATTCTAA
- a CDS encoding response regulator: MDKYDNLKHLTVLYVEDDEDTQRITSIVLEDYVGRLILAKNGQEALNIFDTHNIDIVLTDILMPKLNGIELIKAIRNGKTNPHCPVIITTAHTEVPYLLDAISLKVDGYILKPLDVDELLNTLQKAILPKLQALELESKNLLINAISAFIGGKKIEIIKFLLDNCDEDHVYYGSYEDIISHLNVSKPTIVKTFKQLIEVGLLIKIKNKVYKIHPDVTIKD, encoded by the coding sequence ATGGACAAATATGATAATTTAAAACACCTCACCGTATTATACGTTGAAGATGATGAAGATACTCAACGCATTACATCGATCGTGCTTGAAGATTATGTAGGCAGATTAATACTTGCAAAAAACGGTCAAGAGGCATTAAATATTTTTGATACCCACAATATTGATATTGTTTTGACAGACATTTTAATGCCAAAACTTAATGGTATTGAGCTTATTAAAGCAATCAGGAATGGCAAAACTAATCCTCATTGCCCCGTGATTATCACAACAGCTCATACAGAAGTTCCCTATCTTCTTGATGCGATCAGCTTAAAAGTAGATGGCTATATCCTCAAGCCTTTAGATGTAGATGAGTTGCTTAATACATTACAAAAAGCAATACTTCCAAAACTGCAAGCGCTTGAATTGGAATCTAAAAATCTTCTTATCAATGCTATTTCTGCATTCATAGGTGGTAAAAAAATAGAAATTATTAAATTTTTACTGGATAATTGTGATGAAGATCATGTATATTATGGCTCTTATGAAGATATTATCTCTCATTTAAATGTTTCAAAACCTACAATTGTAAAAACATTCAAACAACTTATTGAAGTAGGGTTGCTCATCAAAATCAAAAACAAAGTCTACAAAATTCACCCTGATGTAACCATCAAAGATTAA
- the feoB gene encoding ferrous iron transport protein B, with protein MQEITVALVGQPNVGKSSLINSISGAHLKVGNFTGVTVEKAEASLFYGDTKITIIDLPGTYSINDFTLEEKVTKDYLENASYDIILNVVDATNLERNLALSAQVLEMNKKTLVALNMWDEAQKEKIHIDDKLLSEILGVKCIPTSASKNLNATLLLETIVKLYESDFIPPKRIYTNFIETQIQTLVSFLTQKSYPEVSAFLTHNKNKETLSLRQVAVMLLSQQTAIYSYFHDKACWLELSKVLNTAINSLYKASSEHNVQNIFASDALAFGKGAAQEVLSRPNKSLHQTQKIDTIMLNKYLGLPIFLFLMFILFEMTFFVGGILQNYAQDGIDLLGEAVQTHISNQDFASLIGGGIIGGVGAVLSFLPLIIILYFGISLLEASGYMSRVAFLLDGIFHKFGLHGKSFIPLVTGFGCSVPAYMATRTLQNRNERLITLFVIGFMSCSARLPIYVLFIGAFFPDKYAGFVLFGVYVLGALVALLMAKLLKLSVFNGKNEPFVMEMPKYRLPSWRIIWFGIYTKVLMYLKKAGTFILIGSMIVWFGSQYPKNHQLEESYQNKIADIDNDQKITQTKKEEMTQDLQNELEELLLQQSYSGHIGIFLKPIFSPMNFDWRLSISLVTGFAAKEVVVSTLGVLYSLGHGTNEKSQSFRNALRKNVSTPSAIAFIIFIMFYIPCFAATISFGREAGGAKFVLYLFLFTSVVAYIFSLIGFYATKYLMLWLT; from the coding sequence ATGCAAGAAATTACTGTAGCCCTTGTAGGGCAGCCAAATGTAGGAAAAAGTTCTTTAATCAACAGTATCAGCGGAGCACACCTTAAGGTGGGAAATTTCACAGGCGTAACTGTTGAAAAAGCTGAAGCTTCATTGTTTTATGGTGATACCAAAATAACTATTATAGACTTGCCGGGGACATACTCAATCAATGATTTTACATTAGAGGAAAAAGTCACTAAAGACTACCTGGAGAATGCTTCTTATGACATCATTCTCAATGTTGTTGATGCAACCAATTTAGAAAGAAATCTTGCCCTTAGCGCCCAAGTTTTAGAGATGAATAAAAAAACCCTTGTAGCTTTGAATATGTGGGATGAAGCCCAAAAAGAAAAAATTCATATTGATGATAAACTTCTTTCAGAAATTTTAGGAGTAAAATGTATCCCCACATCAGCAAGTAAAAATCTCAATGCAACCTTGCTTTTAGAAACTATTGTTAAACTTTATGAAAGTGATTTTATCCCCCCCAAAAGAATTTATACTAACTTTATTGAAACTCAAATTCAAACTTTAGTTAGTTTTCTTACTCAAAAATCTTATCCTGAAGTCTCTGCTTTTTTGACACACAATAAAAACAAAGAAACCCTTTCATTAAGGCAAGTAGCCGTGATGCTTTTATCGCAGCAAACTGCAATTTACTCTTATTTTCATGATAAGGCATGTTGGCTTGAATTATCCAAAGTACTCAATACAGCCATTAATTCTCTCTATAAAGCCTCCTCAGAACACAATGTTCAAAATATATTTGCTTCTGATGCCCTTGCCTTTGGAAAAGGTGCTGCCCAAGAGGTCCTATCTCGTCCTAACAAATCCCTCCATCAAACACAAAAAATTGATACTATCATGCTTAATAAATATTTAGGTCTGCCAATCTTTCTTTTCTTGATGTTTATTTTATTTGAAATGACTTTTTTTGTAGGGGGAATACTTCAAAATTATGCACAAGATGGAATTGACTTGCTTGGAGAGGCTGTCCAAACCCATATTTCTAATCAAGATTTTGCCTCCCTTATTGGAGGGGGAATTATTGGAGGTGTGGGAGCTGTTTTATCTTTTTTGCCTTTGATTATTATCTTATATTTTGGAATTTCTTTACTGGAAGCAAGTGGGTATATGTCTCGTGTTGCATTCTTGCTTGATGGGATTTTCCATAAATTTGGCTTGCATGGGAAAAGTTTTATCCCCCTTGTTACAGGTTTTGGTTGTAGTGTGCCTGCTTATATGGCAACCCGAACTCTTCAAAACAGAAACGAGCGTTTAATCACTTTATTTGTAATTGGATTTATGAGCTGTAGTGCAAGATTGCCTATTTATGTGCTTTTTATAGGGGCTTTTTTTCCTGATAAATATGCCGGATTTGTTCTTTTTGGAGTCTATGTATTGGGAGCTTTGGTAGCTCTTTTGATGGCAAAACTCTTGAAATTAAGTGTCTTCAACGGAAAGAATGAACCTTTTGTTATGGAAATGCCTAAATATCGATTGCCTAGCTGGAGAATTATTTGGTTTGGGATTTATACCAAAGTCCTTATGTATCTTAAAAAAGCAGGGACATTTATCTTGATAGGTTCCATGATCGTATGGTTTGGTTCACAATATCCCAAAAATCATCAACTTGAAGAATCTTATCAAAACAAAATAGCAGATATTGATAATGATCAAAAAATCACTCAAACCAAAAAAGAAGAAATGACTCAAGATCTCCAAAATGAGCTTGAAGAACTCCTTTTACAACAAAGCTACTCCGGGCATATAGGTATATTTTTAAAACCAATATTTTCTCCTATGAATTTTGATTGGCGACTTTCAATCTCTTTGGTTACCGGATTTGCAGCAAAAGAAGTAGTCGTTTCTACACTTGGAGTTTTATACTCGCTTGGACATGGCACAAATGAAAAATCTCAAAGTTTCAGAAATGCACTAAGAAAAAATGTTAGCACCCCATCAGCTATCGCATTTATCATTTTTATCATGTTTTATATCCCTTGTTTTGCAGCAACTATCAGTTTTGGCAGAGAAGCAGGAGGGGCAAAATTTGTACTCTATTTGTTTCTTTTTACAAGTGTGGTCGCTTATATTTTTTCACTCATAGGATTTTATGCAACAAAATATTTAATGCTTTGGCTTACCTAA
- a CDS encoding TerB family tellurite resistance protein, producing MEIVLLILAGVVVYYLYITLQEYLKNPISSGTRDTNTHSTPEYDLSQDPYILADPLEKIKKTEFGIMVSIMAKVVSKNKSLMKEVLIDEMFENMKNKINGIENAKEKLREVFGDKDSRTLEQLCKDFLQVTYGEYKKRLKFVEFLLSIAYAEGELDVQEKENIIDVAAFLELDNEGFNKIYDDFEIEFQTSIEMERTKALEILGLQEDFTQEMLDKNFEEAIRNSNQNILDPKYLNKSFASMAYRRLHQIQFAYDKLHS from the coding sequence ATGGAAATTGTTTTATTGATATTAGCAGGCGTTGTAGTGTATTATTTGTATATAACACTTCAAGAATACCTCAAAAATCCTATTTCTTCAGGAACAAGAGATACAAATACACATAGCACTCCGGAATATGATCTATCCCAAGATCCTTATATATTGGCTGATCCTCTTGAGAAGATAAAAAAAACCGAGTTTGGTATTATGGTCTCTATAATGGCTAAGGTAGTTTCAAAAAATAAGTCATTGATGAAAGAAGTGTTAATAGATGAAATGTTTGAAAACATGAAAAATAAAATCAATGGTATTGAAAATGCCAAAGAAAAGCTTAGAGAAGTCTTTGGCGATAAAGATTCGCGAACGCTAGAGCAACTATGCAAAGATTTTTTGCAAGTAACCTATGGAGAATACAAAAAGCGTTTAAAATTTGTTGAGTTTTTACTTAGTATTGCTTATGCTGAGGGAGAGTTAGATGTCCAAGAAAAAGAAAATATTATTGATGTTGCAGCATTTTTGGAATTAGACAATGAAGGTTTTAATAAAATTTATGATGATTTTGAGATAGAATTTCAGACATCTATTGAAATGGAACGCACAAAAGCTTTGGAGATATTGGGATTACAAGAAGATTTTACTCAAGAAATGCTGGATAAAAATTTTGAGGAAGCTATTAGAAACTCTAATCAAAATATTTTGGATCCAAAATATTTAAATAAAAGTTTTGCATCTATGGCTTACCGGAGATTGCATCAAATCCAATTTGCCTATGATAAGCTACATTCATAA
- a CDS encoding HAMP domain-containing sensor histidine kinase translates to MNAKDKQYNKNRSLQLQTKMLIATITIGLLLVCITSFLALSVLKYDYETNFPGPIREIQKLKTIQDFYIIDIMNYINQKADISSNQNQMLILWNQYKELRKPKKNILKNIKKIYQKISSKEFYLKIREYQEQETQEVQKVDHIIKVTDALLTKLYHKESKQYQTDIKTLIGQSVTINQLISNIIALHIKIAMLKQSSTTIMYKITLVMLMFFMFIVIFTTLFLSNLVLNYIKNVNQELQKAIEQKTRELKEINLNLQKTIEYEIEQSRKKDQVMYQQARLASMGEMIQNIAHQWRQPLNSLILLIQSFKVKFNSNKLDKHFIDMQTEDGLRIAKNMSATIENFRNFFRLNRIKSEFSLAIAIQDSVKIMNPLLKQNNIVIFINIQEEISFYGHENAFTQIILNIIKNAYDAILARNINNGECEIKLEVKNGNVYIYLKDNAGGVQLENINKIFEPYFTTKHKSVGTGIGLYMTKQIIERQMYGTISVSNANWISKFSGENYYGAIFLIELPIKQNQQKDNHGQI, encoded by the coding sequence TTGAACGCTAAAGATAAGCAATACAACAAGAACAGATCCCTTCAACTTCAAACAAAAATGCTTATTGCAACCATTACGATTGGACTTTTGCTTGTATGTATTACTTCATTTTTAGCCCTGAGTGTTCTCAAATATGATTATGAAACTAATTTTCCCGGTCCTATTAGAGAAATACAAAAACTCAAAACTATTCAAGATTTTTATATCATTGACATCATGAACTATATCAATCAAAAAGCAGATATTTCATCAAATCAAAATCAAATGCTCATATTGTGGAATCAATATAAAGAACTCAGAAAACCTAAGAAAAATATTTTAAAAAATATTAAAAAAATATATCAAAAAATATCTTCAAAAGAATTTTATTTAAAAATACGTGAATATCAAGAACAAGAGACTCAAGAAGTACAAAAAGTTGATCATATTATTAAAGTTACCGATGCACTCTTAACCAAGCTTTATCACAAAGAATCTAAACAATATCAAACAGATATAAAAACCCTTATTGGTCAAAGCGTAACCATCAATCAGCTTATTTCAAATATTATTGCTCTGCATATAAAAATTGCGATGCTAAAACAATCTTCCACTACTATTATGTATAAAATTACTTTGGTAATGCTGATGTTTTTTATGTTTATTGTCATTTTTACCACTTTGTTTCTTTCGAATTTGGTGTTAAATTATATTAAAAATGTCAATCAAGAACTTCAAAAAGCTATTGAACAAAAAACCAGGGAACTTAAAGAAATCAATCTCAATCTTCAAAAAACCATTGAATATGAAATTGAACAATCACGCAAAAAAGATCAAGTGATGTATCAACAAGCAAGACTTGCCTCTATGGGAGAAATGATTCAAAATATTGCCCACCAATGGCGACAACCACTCAATTCACTTATTCTTCTTATCCAAAGTTTTAAAGTTAAATTCAATAGTAACAAACTTGATAAGCATTTTATAGATATGCAAACTGAAGATGGACTCCGTATTGCCAAAAATATGTCTGCAACTATAGAAAATTTTAGGAATTTCTTCCGACTCAATAGAATTAAAAGTGAATTTTCTCTTGCAATAGCCATACAAGATTCTGTCAAAATTATGAACCCATTACTAAAACAAAACAATATTGTTATCTTTATTAACATTCAAGAAGAAATCTCTTTTTATGGGCACGAAAATGCTTTTACACAGATTATTTTAAATATCATTAAAAATGCTTATGATGCTATTTTGGCTCGAAATATCAACAATGGTGAATGCGAAATTAAACTGGAGGTGAAAAATGGTAACGTTTATATTTATCTTAAAGATAACGCAGGAGGTGTGCAACTAGAGAACATTAATAAAATTTTTGAGCCCTATTTTACGACTAAACATAAATCTGTGGGGACAGGTATTGGACTTTATATGACAAAACAAATCATAGAAAGACAAATGTATGGCACAATTTCAGTTTCCAATGCAAATTGGATAAGTAAATTTTCCGGAGAAAATTACTATGGGGCAATTTTTTTGATAGAATTACCTATAAAACAAAATCAACAAAAGGATAACCATGGACAAATATGA